From Pseudomonas sp. G.S.17, the proteins below share one genomic window:
- a CDS encoding autotransporter outer membrane beta-barrel domain-containing protein: MNHPRGKSCPWRLAVLPVAIFGMWCNPARAACDLTTTLAQPVQTCDSGSSGALTKPSGNNTLIFPAGGTGAVTGNVTFGPGNDHVQMDSGKITGNVIQGDGLDSFAMTAGAISLDVSQGSGRDDFVMSGGTLRSLAQGDGLDTFLMTGGTISNAFEDGDSAKMTGGTIGRVDMKLDDNLFDMSGGAIIGNLVTGFGKDTIIISGGTVGGNVSVSGGDDSVSISGGEVRGEIRASFGNDTFNWRDGGLIRGAVLMADGNDTATLTHLTETFLGSNPLLDGGAGTDTLTFDASTTAVPGRYANWETVNLNNGSRMDLAGEMVLGDATSGTGMFNIDGTSTVTSAAGTLRPFTAGQLATLNNAGTLDMTTGSSQATDTLTVRGNYIGNSGKLLLQSVLGDDSSASDKLVVAQGAISGTTQINVTNLGGLGAVTQQNGIQLVQASEGATSTNSAFALSNSLSVGAYEYYLFKGGATAGSENSWFLRSTVLSPPIAVATTPVPPVEPTVPTTPVTPTEPTTPPTTPVTPTEPTTPPTTPVTPTEPTTPPTTPVTPTTPTTPTTPVPVQPAATVPVAAIGTPPLPAPVRGAAPITLYRMEVPNYAVATPAAAMLTQMSLGTFHDRQGEQSLLSESGFVPAGWARAFGNDFKRSWSGTVDPSLDASLKGYQVGHDLYASETASGGSQRTGFFVGHSRLEGHVDGFAGGFRDNRTGKLKIEGDSVGVYWTLVDPKGWYVDAVAMGTRLDGYARSDRAVRIDTKGRALSFSLEAGYPIPVSTHWVVEPQVQVINQHINLDSQNDGISHISFDSQAYSTGRVGARLKGRYMVSGMPVEPYVRSNLWHTFGGSDTVTFDHVDRIKTQHKSTTADVGIGLVAKVSKEVSLYVSADYSGNVDDDNLEGLMGNLGVRISW; this comes from the coding sequence ATGAACCACCCCCGTGGCAAATCTTGCCCATGGCGTTTGGCCGTCCTGCCCGTCGCAATCTTTGGCATGTGGTGCAATCCGGCGCGAGCGGCCTGTGATCTGACTACCACCCTCGCCCAACCCGTGCAGACGTGTGACAGCGGCAGCAGTGGCGCGCTAACCAAACCTTCCGGCAACAACACTTTGATTTTCCCTGCGGGCGGCACCGGCGCAGTTACCGGCAACGTCACCTTCGGCCCCGGCAACGATCACGTGCAGATGGATTCCGGCAAAATCACCGGCAACGTCATCCAGGGCGATGGTCTGGACAGCTTTGCGATGACTGCGGGCGCGATCTCGCTGGATGTCAGCCAGGGTTCGGGGCGCGATGATTTCGTCATGTCCGGTGGCACCCTGCGCTCGCTTGCACAGGGCGACGGGCTGGACACCTTCCTCATGACTGGCGGCACTATCAGTAATGCCTTCGAGGATGGGGATAGCGCGAAGATGACTGGCGGCACAATCGGCCGCGTCGACATGAAACTGGATGACAATCTTTTCGACATGTCCGGTGGCGCCATCATCGGCAATCTGGTCACCGGTTTTGGTAAGGACACCATCATCATTTCCGGCGGCACTGTCGGCGGCAACGTCAGTGTCAGCGGTGGCGACGACAGCGTTTCCATCAGTGGTGGCGAGGTACGTGGAGAGATACGCGCCAGCTTCGGCAACGACACGTTCAATTGGCGCGACGGCGGTCTGATCCGCGGTGCTGTTTTGATGGCCGACGGAAATGACACCGCAACCCTGACCCATCTCACGGAAACCTTCCTCGGTTCGAACCCCCTGCTAGACGGCGGAGCGGGCACCGACACCTTGACCTTCGACGCATCGACGACCGCTGTTCCCGGTCGCTATGCCAACTGGGAAACGGTCAACCTCAACAATGGCTCGCGTATGGACCTGGCCGGAGAAATGGTCCTCGGCGACGCAACCAGCGGCACTGGCATGTTCAATATCGACGGCACCAGTACCGTCACGTCTGCCGCCGGAACCTTGCGCCCCTTTACCGCCGGGCAACTGGCAACCCTGAACAACGCCGGAACCCTGGACATGACCACCGGCAGCAGCCAGGCAACCGACACCCTGACCGTGCGCGGCAACTACATCGGCAACAGCGGCAAGTTGTTGCTGCAATCGGTATTGGGCGACGACTCTTCAGCCAGCGACAAGCTGGTCGTGGCTCAGGGCGCGATCAGCGGGACTACGCAGATCAATGTCACCAATCTGGGTGGGCTGGGCGCTGTGACTCAGCAGAACGGCATTCAACTCGTGCAGGCCAGCGAGGGCGCAACCAGCACTAACAGTGCGTTCGCTCTGAGCAACTCATTGTCCGTCGGGGCGTATGAATATTATCTGTTCAAAGGCGGCGCGACAGCCGGTTCGGAAAACAGCTGGTTCCTGCGCTCGACCGTCTTGTCTCCACCCATCGCGGTGGCCACTACGCCTGTGCCACCTGTGGAACCTACCGTTCCGACTACCCCCGTAACACCCACCGAACCAACAACGCCACCGACTACGCCAGTCACGCCAACTGAACCAACAACGCCACCGACTACGCCTGTCACGCCCACCGAACCAACAACACCACCCACCACGCCCGTCACACCGACTACGCCCACCACACCTACCACGCCCGTGCCCGTGCAGCCGGCCGCGACTGTCCCGGTTGCCGCCATCGGCACCCCGCCGCTGCCGGCGCCAGTCCGGGGCGCGGCACCGATTACGCTGTATCGCATGGAAGTGCCCAATTACGCGGTAGCGACGCCAGCTGCCGCCATGTTGACGCAAATGTCGCTCGGGACTTTTCATGATCGCCAGGGCGAACAGAGCCTGCTCAGTGAATCCGGTTTCGTACCGGCGGGCTGGGCACGGGCGTTCGGCAATGACTTCAAGCGCAGTTGGTCCGGCACAGTGGATCCGAGCCTGGATGCATCACTCAAGGGTTATCAGGTCGGCCATGACCTGTACGCCTCGGAGACTGCCAGCGGCGGTTCCCAACGCACGGGCTTCTTCGTCGGCCACAGTCGCCTGGAAGGTCATGTCGACGGCTTTGCCGGTGGCTTCAGAGATAACCGCACTGGCAAACTCAAAATCGAGGGTGACAGCGTGGGCGTGTACTGGACACTGGTCGACCCGAAAGGCTGGTACGTCGATGCGGTGGCAATGGGCACGCGGCTCGATGGATACGCTCGCTCGGATCGGGCCGTGAGAATCGACACCAAAGGCCGCGCACTGAGTTTTTCCCTGGAGGCCGGTTATCCGATTCCGGTTTCAACCCACTGGGTCGTCGAACCCCAGGTGCAAGTGATCAACCAACACATCAACCTGGACAGCCAGAATGACGGGATTTCCCACATCTCGTTTGATTCCCAGGCCTACAGCACCGGCCGCGTCGGCGCGCGTCTGAAAGGTCGGTACATGGTCAGCGGCATGCCCGTTGAACCCTATGTGCGCAGCAATCTCTGGCACACCTTTGGCGGTTCGGACACGGTGACCTTTGATCACGTGGACAGGATCAAGACCCAGCACAAATCCACCACGGCAGACGTAGGAATCGGTCTGGTGGCCAAGGTATCCAAGGAAGTGAGTCTGTATGTCAGCGCCGATTACAGCGGCAACGTTGACGATGACAATCTGGAAGGCTTGATGGGCAATCTGGGGGTGAGAATCAGTTGGTAA
- a CDS encoding endonuclease/exonuclease/phosphatase family protein, translating into MSNSPDVHKLRVLTVNTHKGFTAFNRRFILPELREAVRSTGADLVFLQEVLGSHDGHASRHHDWPVTSHYEFLADSMWSDFAYGRNAVYPDGHHGNALLSKYPILSHRNLDISITGPERRGLLHCVLQVPGNDEVHAICVHLSLLESHRQLQLDLLCKLLDSLPSHAPVIIAGDFNDWQLRGNATLARCDYLHEAFERHHGLLAKTYPARFPLLRLDRVYLRNASSHSPKILGNRPWTHLSDHLPLAVEVHL; encoded by the coding sequence ATGAGCAACAGCCCGGACGTCCACAAGCTGCGTGTCCTGACCGTCAATACCCACAAGGGATTCACCGCGTTCAATCGACGCTTCATTCTCCCGGAACTGCGCGAAGCCGTGCGCAGTACCGGCGCCGATCTGGTGTTCCTGCAAGAAGTGCTGGGTAGCCACGATGGTCACGCGTCACGCCATCATGACTGGCCCGTCACTTCCCACTACGAATTTCTGGCTGACAGCATGTGGAGCGATTTTGCCTACGGCCGCAATGCAGTTTATCCCGACGGTCATCACGGTAATGCCCTGCTCTCCAAGTACCCGATTCTGAGCCATCGCAACCTCGACATTTCCATCACAGGTCCCGAACGCCGTGGCCTGCTGCACTGCGTATTGCAGGTGCCGGGGAACGATGAAGTGCACGCGATCTGCGTGCATCTGAGCCTGCTGGAAAGTCATCGGCAATTGCAGCTGGACCTGCTGTGCAAACTGCTGGATTCGTTGCCCAGCCATGCACCGGTAATTATCGCCGGGGATTTCAACGATTGGCAGTTGCGGGGCAATGCCACGTTGGCGCGTTGTGATTATCTGCACGAAGCCTTCGAGCGCCATCACGGCTTGTTGGCCAAGACTTATCCCGCACGCTTCCCACTGTTGCGTCTGGATCGCGTGTATCTGCGCAATGCCAGCAGCCACTCACCAAAGATCCTCGGCAACCGGCCTTGGACACATCTGTCGGATCATCTGCCGCTCGCGGTAGAAGTTCACCTCTGA
- a CDS encoding MFS transporter has translation MSSAFTPPPPVEVSSMTITLQIVAIVLYTFIAFLCIGLPIAVMPSYVHDQLGFSAVIAGLTIGSQYLATLLSRPLAGRVCDTIGTKLAIVYGMSGIAISGVLTSVATLLESAPVVSLTVLIIARLFIGVSQGLIGVGSISWCIGKVGPDHTARAISWNGIASYGAIAIGAPLGYVMTRDVGFFSIGLALTAMAIVALVIIRKKPSIPVIKGERLPFWSVFGRIAPYGVSLTLASIGYGTMTTFITLFYVSRGWEGAAYCLSVFGICFILARLLFIGTINRLGGFTSAIVCMGVETLGLVLLWLSPNTGFALAGAGLTGLGLSLVYPALGVEAIKQVPISSRSAGLSAYAVFFDLALAIAGPVMGAIALGMGYASIFFFASLLSIGGLMLTVMLSRRPRI, from the coding sequence ATGTCCTCCGCCTTCACGCCACCACCTCCAGTTGAAGTCAGTTCCATGACGATCACCTTGCAGATCGTCGCCATCGTGCTCTACACCTTTATCGCGTTCCTGTGCATCGGTTTGCCGATTGCTGTGATGCCCAGCTACGTGCACGACCAGTTGGGATTCAGCGCAGTCATCGCAGGTCTGACGATTGGTTCGCAATATTTGGCCACCCTGCTCAGCCGTCCACTGGCCGGCAGGGTCTGCGACACCATCGGCACCAAACTGGCGATTGTTTACGGCATGTCCGGAATTGCCATCAGCGGCGTGCTGACCTCGGTTGCGACGTTGCTGGAAAGCGCGCCGGTGGTGAGCCTGACGGTACTGATCATTGCGCGGCTGTTCATCGGCGTCTCCCAAGGCCTGATCGGCGTCGGCAGCATCAGTTGGTGTATTGGCAAGGTCGGGCCGGACCATACAGCCCGGGCGATTTCCTGGAACGGCATCGCTTCCTACGGGGCTATCGCCATCGGCGCGCCATTGGGTTATGTGATGACGCGCGATGTCGGCTTCTTCAGTATCGGCCTTGCCTTGACGGCGATGGCGATAGTGGCCTTGGTAATCATCCGCAAAAAACCCTCAATTCCCGTGATCAAGGGCGAACGCCTGCCGTTCTGGTCGGTGTTTGGACGCATCGCGCCGTATGGAGTCAGCCTGACGCTGGCGTCAATCGGCTATGGCACGATGACCACCTTCATCACGCTGTTCTATGTCAGCCGCGGATGGGAAGGCGCTGCTTATTGCCTGAGCGTCTTCGGGATTTGTTTCATTCTTGCCCGCTTGCTGTTCATCGGCACAATCAACCGTCTTGGCGGCTTCACCTCGGCCATCGTCTGCATGGGCGTTGAAACCCTGGGGTTGGTCCTGTTGTGGCTTTCCCCCAACACTGGTTTTGCCCTGGCAGGCGCCGGTTTGACTGGCCTTGGATTGTCTCTGGTTTACCCGGCGTTGGGCGTCGAAGCAATCAAGCAAGTGCCGATCTCCAGTCGCAGTGCCGGCTTGAGCGCCTACGCGGTGTTCTTCGATCTAGCCCTGGCGATTGCCGGACCGGTGATGGGCGCTATCGCTTTGGGAATGGGCTACGCCTCAATCTTTTTCTTCGCATCGCTGCTGTCGATTGGCGGCTTGATGCTTACTGTGATGCTGTCGCGCCGCCCGAGGATTTGA
- a CDS encoding lactonase family protein — protein sequence MTDHKHKNKGSLVSKPLLLAAAVACGLSFQAHGATFAYISSPGDGFISQYGLDEKTGALNLIEQTQAGSQVNPMALTPDGKVLFAALRVKPYQVVGFSIDPKTGHLSQISKGPLAESLAYLSTDRSGKLLLGASYGGDLLSVQAIDKDHQPSDTIQTIKTGPHAHSVRTDPSNRFAYAGNLGSDHVLQFRLDDKAGTLTPIGDGYVSVPTKTGPRHLAFSADGKFVYVVGEMSGTVTAFSIDAQSGALTQISSVNGIPPRLNLVHGEVRDASNNDLKDDPTPRIWAADLRMSPDGKLLLMTERTTSSVSAFSVDASTGALTFLDNYPVEEKQPRNIAFSPNGKWLLVTGEKSATVGAYAVGSDGALKRVSEAPSGKGALWIEVLQQSAE from the coding sequence ATGACTGACCACAAACATAAAAATAAAGGATCTCTCGTGAGTAAACCCCTTCTTCTGGCTGCTGCGGTGGCATGCGGTCTTAGTTTTCAGGCCCACGGCGCGACGTTCGCCTACATTTCCAGCCCCGGCGACGGCTTCATTTCCCAATACGGTCTTGATGAAAAAACCGGTGCACTCAACTTGATCGAGCAGACCCAGGCTGGAAGTCAGGTCAATCCCATGGCGCTCACGCCGGATGGCAAAGTGCTGTTTGCTGCGCTGCGGGTCAAACCGTATCAGGTCGTGGGTTTCAGTATCGATCCCAAGACCGGGCATCTGAGCCAGATTTCCAAAGGTCCGTTGGCCGAAAGCCTGGCTTATCTGTCGACGGACCGATCCGGGAAGTTGCTGTTGGGCGCCTCTTATGGCGGGGATCTGCTCAGCGTGCAGGCCATCGACAAGGATCATCAGCCCAGCGACACGATTCAGACCATCAAGACCGGTCCCCACGCGCACTCGGTACGTACCGACCCGAGCAACCGCTTTGCCTACGCGGGCAATCTGGGTTCGGACCACGTCTTGCAGTTTCGCCTGGATGACAAGGCCGGCACACTGACGCCGATTGGCGACGGCTATGTCAGCGTTCCGACCAAGACCGGCCCAAGACATCTGGCGTTCTCGGCAGACGGCAAGTTCGTTTACGTTGTTGGGGAAATGAGCGGTACGGTCACCGCGTTCTCCATCGACGCGCAGAGTGGGGCGTTGACGCAGATTTCTTCGGTAAATGGCATTCCGCCGCGCCTGAATCTGGTCCACGGGGAAGTGCGCGACGCCAGCAACAATGACTTGAAGGACGACCCGACGCCACGCATCTGGGCTGCAGACCTGCGTATGTCTCCCGATGGCAAACTGCTGCTGATGACCGAACGTACCACCAGCTCGGTCTCGGCATTTTCGGTCGATGCCAGCACTGGCGCGCTGACCTTTCTCGATAACTACCCGGTCGAGGAGAAGCAACCGCGCAACATCGCGTTCTCACCCAATGGCAAATGGCTGCTCGTGACTGGCGAGAAATCCGCCACGGTCGGTGCTTATGCAGTGGGCAGCGATGGTGCATTGAAGCGTGTCAGCGAAGCGCCATCAGGCAAGGGCGCCTTGTGGATCGAGGTCCTGCAACAATCCGCTGAATAA